Proteins found in one Papio anubis isolate 15944 chromosome 13, Panubis1.0, whole genome shotgun sequence genomic segment:
- the LOC116268676 gene encoding methylglutaconyl-CoA hydratase, mitochondrial-like yields the protein MEYLQECPGNVLLADVVIPEYMALAQGASEQILTRSQGSVLEAVGMDSLKEECQAWWNSAFLVSGLTGWHCLSTAVHLMVTDVVMTVDWTQRGTQRLPRAIGMSLAKELIFSARVLDGQEAKAVGLISHVLEQNQEGDAAYRKALDLAREFLPQGPVAMRVAKLAINQGMEVDLVTGLAIEEACYAQTIPTKDRLEGLLAFKEKRPPHYKGE from the exons ATGGAGTACCTGCAGGAGTGTCCTGGGAATGTGTTACTTGCTGATGTCGTAATCCCTGAGTATATGGCTCTAGCCCAGGGAGCCTCAGAGCAGATCCTGACCAGGAGTCAGGGCTCTGTGTTGGAAGCTGTTGGGATGGACAGT CTGAAAGAAGAATGCCAAGCTTGGTGGAACTCTGCCTTTCTAGTCAGTGGACTTACTGGCTGGCACTGCCTATCCACTGCTGTTCACCTGATGGTTACTGACGTGGTGATGACTGTGGATTGGACTCAGA GGGGAACACAGCGATTGCCGCGCGCCATTGGAATGTCCCTGGCCAAGGAGCTCATATTCTCTGCGCGAGTCCTCGATGGCCAAGAAGCCAAAGCAGTGGGCTTAATCAGCCACGTTCTAGAACAGAACCAAGAGGGAGATGCTGCCTACAGAAAGGCCCTGGACCTGGCCAGAGAGTTTTTACCTCAG ggACCTGTTGCAATGAGAGTGGCAAAATTAGCAATTAATCAAGGGATGGAG GTCGATTTAGTAACAGGGTTAGCCATAGAAGAAGCTTGTTATGCTCAG accaTTCCAACGAAAGACAGACTTGAAGGTCTTCTTGCTTTTAAAGAGAAAAGGCCCCCTCACTATAAAGGagaataa